CGACCGGATAGACGTACGTGACATCGGTGGTCACCTCGACCGCGCCGCGCTTGCCCTCGCGGTACGTGATGCGGCCCCGTGTCTTGACCACGTCCCCGACCAGCTTGACCTTCGTGTTCTCGAAGCGGCTGAAGAGCAGCAGCGGGTCGTTGTCGCGGCTGGGCGAACGGAACGCGGCCGCCAGGTAGTCCTGGACGTCCTGCTGGTGCGGGTTGAGCAACGCGGTCGCCTTCTTCGGGCGGTCCCCGCGCAGGACACCGGGGTCCAGACTGGACGCGGCCAGGAAGTCCCGGCTCTTCTTGAGCGCCTGCGCGACCTGGTCCTTGCTCATCCAGCCGGTCGCCCGTGCCTCGGGGAGGCCGAGTCCGGCCGTCCCGTCGCCCCAGCGCACCGCGGGCGATCCCCGGAACGGCTGCTTCGAGGTCGGCTCCAGGGCTGCCGCCTCCGTCGGCGGCGGCTGGTCCGGCCGCTCCGACTCCACGGCCAGCGGCGTGCTGGCGCCACCCTCGCCCGCGAACCAGCCGACCACCCGCCCCGGAGCCAGCGCCACCACCAGCAACGCGACCGCGACGAGCAGACCGACCACGTACCAGCCCTTGCCTCGTCGGCGCGGGGGCGGCTGGTGACTCCGCCACGGCGTCGGCTCGGCGGGGGCGTCCCGCAGCCGCCCCGCCACCATGCGGGCCCGCGCCGACGGCTCCTCGGGCGCGTCCTTGCTCCCCGCCTCGGCTTCACGGAGGAAGCGCTCCCACTCCTCGTCCGATATGGACTCCCCGCCCTTGCCCACGCCGTCCCCCGCCCTCTCACACCCGGTCCCACCCCAGGGCCGGCCAGTTTTCAGCATCATCACACAGCGCAACTCCGGCCGCTCCAGTCGCCGTTCGCAACAGTCCAGCCGCCGTCGGCAACAGGTCCAGCCGCCGCCGGCGCCCCGCGCGGCTCCCGGACAAGGAGAAGGGCTCCCGGCTTGTCGCCGGGAGCCCCTCACTCGTCACCTGTGGTCAGAACGTGCCCAGCTTGATCAGCGACAGGATCGCCACCAGCTGGATCGCCGAGGCGCCCAGCGCCTTCGGCCACGGAAGGTCGTGGGACTTGCTGACCATGATGGTCAGCAGGGCGCCCGCCGCGACCCAGGTGATCCAGCCGAGGATCTGGACGAAGGAGGCGTCGCCGCCCGCGAACATCGCGACGACCAGACGGGGCGCGTCCGTGAGGGTCATGATCAGCATCGAGAGGCCGACCGTGGGCTGCCAGGCCCCGTCGCCGCCGAGCTGGCGGGCGAGCGTGTGGGTGACCACGCCCAGGACGAAGATGCTGACCACCATCGTCACGCCGGTGACGAGCACGATGGGAACGGCCGCCGAGAGCGTCGCCTTGATCGCCTCTTCGCGCGCGGCGTCGAAGCCGAAGACGGCCAGCAGGCCGTACAGGAACGTCACGATGAGGGCGGGGCCCCACACCGCGTAGTCGCGCATCACCAGGAACGTCTGGCTCGGGCTGGTGACGATGCCCTTGAGCAGGGCCTTCCAGTGCAGCCGCGGGCCGAGCGGCGCCGCCGGGGCGCTGCCCGCGCGGTAGGTGTCGCCCTGCTGGTACGGGTCCTCGCCGACGGCGAACATCTGGGTGTGCCCCGGGTTGTTGGCCGCGTACGGGTCCACACCGTGGGGGTGCCCGCCGTCGTCGCCGAAGTACTCCGGCTCACCGTGGTGACCGGGCCCCCCATGGCCCCCATGGCCCCCGTGGTTGCCGTGGGTCCCGTAACCGCCGGGGGCGCCGCCGTGCGTCTGGGGCCAGCCGCCCTGACCGCCGCGCCCGCCGCCGTACGGCGGTCCGGGGGGCGTCTGGGGGTAGCCGTACGACGGGCCGCCGGCCTGCGGGGCCTGCTGTCCGTACGGAGGGTTGTGCGGTCGCGCTTGAGGAGCGCCGTTGTCCCGGCCGCGTCCGATCCTGAATCCAGCCACGTCATCGAACGTACCTGGTCCCGAGCGGCCGCGTGCCGGGCCGGGGCCAACCGGCCCGGCTTTGCGGCCGAGCTGTGACATCCCCTAAGGGATCGTCAGGGATGGGTGAGGGGTGCGTCGGTCAGGGCCGCCGCGCAGGTCGGCGGTCATATCGGCGGTCATTTCAGGGCCGTATCGGCGTACGTTCAACGGCTGCTCAGGTACCTGCCGTACGACAGGGCCGACGACGGGGACGGCAGGCCCAGGTTCTTCGGGGTGAGGGCGCGGGAGCCGGTGACCGAGGTCTTCGGGAAGGCCCAGACGCCGCCGGATCTCGCGTTCTCGCCGGGGGCGCCGACGGCCGTGTCCGGGGTGCTGTCCTTGTCGTAGTCGCCGGTGACGACGGCCGCGCCGAAGGCGTCGTTCGTCTCCGCGACGCCGGGGACACCGGGGCGGTCCTGGTGGTACGGCACGGAGGACGCCTCGCCGTACTGGTCGACGATGCCGCCGGCGTGGCCCAGCAGCAGGGTGGCGGCGCCGGCTGCCGCGCGGGTGCCGATGGCCTCGCCGGGGGCGCCCGCGACCAGGTCGTCGCGGCCGTCGTGGTTGACGTCCAGTACGGCGAGGGAGGCGCCGAAGCGGTCGCCGTCCTCCGCGACGCCGTACACGCCGACCGTGTCCTGGTTGAGGGTCTGGGAGCGCAGGCCGAAGGAGCCCTTCGCGTCGCCGTACTCGATGTGGATGCCGCCGCCCTCGGCGTACGACTCCGGGCCGCACGGGTCGTCGATGTTCTCGTCGGCGATCTCGCGGCACTCGCCGAGGGCCAGGTCGTCCAGGCCGTCGCCGTCGAAGTCGCCGACGGCGAGCGCGGAGGCGGCGGCGTTGTCGGAGTTCCAGGTGTTGGCCATCCGGCGCTCGGCCTCGTCCCACGTCCACAGGCGGACGTGCGACTGCGTGAAGGGGGCGTTGACCGTGTAATAGGCGAGGGCGAGGTCGTCCGTGCCGTCGGCGGTGAAGTCGCCGGTGGCGAGGAGCGGGGCGCGGCCGCCCATCGGGGTGGCGAGGACCGTGGTGACGACCAGGTCCTCGCCGTTGTCGACGGCGGCACGCACGACGACCTTGTCCCGGCCGCCGACCACGAGGTCCCGGCCGCCGTCGCCGGTGAAGTCCGCCGCCGCGACCGACCAGCCGTACGCCGCGTTCACCGACGGGCCGGTGAGGGCGTTGGACGCCGGGCCCGTGCCGGTCCTCGCGCCGCCGACGACGGTGACCGTGCCCGCGTCCGCGCCCCGGCCGGTGACGTCCTCGCCGGGCGCGCCGACGATCAGCTCGGCGAGGCCGTCGCCGCTGAGGTCCGCCAGCAGCACGGACGTGCCGAAGCGGTCGCCCGCCTCGGGGGTGCCGGGGACCTCGGCGGTGGACTGGCTGACCCGGATGCTCCCGTTCCTGCCGAGGCCCTTCGCGCTGCCCCAGACGAGGTTCACATAGCCGGCCTTGGCCTTGCCGTTCACGGCTCCGTCGGGGACGCCGACGGCGAGGTCCGCGTAGCCGTCACCGTTGAAGTCGCTGGTCACGGCGGGGGAGGGGGCGGCGGTTGCGGCCGGCGCCAGGGTCAGAGCGAGGGCCGCCGTGGTGGCGGTCGCCACGGTGGCGGCGGCCAGGGCGTAGGTCCGTCTGTGCACGGGGGGCTCCAGGTGGGTGGCCGGATGTCGTGGGTGTGGCTGGTTCACTGGCTCGTTCACCTGTGTGACACCTGGAGGCCGTGCGGGGTTGTAGTACCGGGAGCGAGGGTCCCGGCTAGGACCAGAACTCGCTCTCCTTGTCCATGTCCTCCTGGCATTCGTCGATGTCCGTGAACTTGTCGCCGACGATCCGGAAGACGAGGCAGCCGTTCTGCGCGATGCGCTTGTCGCCGCGCTCGGCGGTGTAGCGGTGCACGGAGACGGCGTGGCCCCGGCCGTCCACGCAGACGTGGCTGAGGGTGACGTCGAACGTCC
This genomic stretch from Streptomyces deccanensis harbors:
- a CDS encoding Yip1 family protein, with product MSQLGRKAGPVGPGPARGRSGPGTFDDVAGFRIGRGRDNGAPQARPHNPPYGQQAPQAGGPSYGYPQTPPGPPYGGGRGGQGGWPQTHGGAPGGYGTHGNHGGHGGHGGPGHHGEPEYFGDDGGHPHGVDPYAANNPGHTQMFAVGEDPYQQGDTYRAGSAPAAPLGPRLHWKALLKGIVTSPSQTFLVMRDYAVWGPALIVTFLYGLLAVFGFDAAREEAIKATLSAAVPIVLVTGVTMVVSIFVLGVVTHTLARQLGGDGAWQPTVGLSMLIMTLTDAPRLVVAMFAGGDASFVQILGWITWVAAGALLTIMVSKSHDLPWPKALGASAIQLVAILSLIKLGTF
- a CDS encoding FG-GAP repeat protein — its product is MHRRTYALAAATVATATTAALALTLAPAATAAPSPAVTSDFNGDGYADLAVGVPDGAVNGKAKAGYVNLVWGSAKGLGRNGSIRVSQSTAEVPGTPEAGDRFGTSVLLADLSGDGLAELIVGAPGEDVTGRGADAGTVTVVGGARTGTGPASNALTGPSVNAAYGWSVAAADFTGDGGRDLVVGGRDKVVVRAAVDNGEDLVVTTVLATPMGGRAPLLATGDFTADGTDDLALAYYTVNAPFTQSHVRLWTWDEAERRMANTWNSDNAAASALAVGDFDGDGLDDLALGECREIADENIDDPCGPESYAEGGGIHIEYGDAKGSFGLRSQTLNQDTVGVYGVAEDGDRFGASLAVLDVNHDGRDDLVAGAPGEAIGTRAAAGAATLLLGHAGGIVDQYGEASSVPYHQDRPGVPGVAETNDAFGAAVVTGDYDKDSTPDTAVGAPGENARSGGVWAFPKTSVTGSRALTPKNLGLPSPSSALSYGRYLSSR
- a CDS encoding nuclear transport factor 2 family protein; this encodes MAEHPNAALVRKGYDAFTRGDMDTLRSLMASDCTHHVPGSHLLSGDYKGQDSIIGLYRRLFEETGGTFDVTLSHVCVDGRGHAVSVHRYTAERGDKRIAQNGCLVFRIVGDKFTDIDECQEDMDKESEFWS